In the genome of Saccharomonospora viridis DSM 43017, one region contains:
- the xerD gene encoding site-specific tyrosine recombinase XerD has translation MTQADDHDLRVVVAAYVDHLTVERGTARNTVDGYARDLRRYLAHLADAGVTDLRQVARDHVVGFAASLRHGEGDRPPLAPSSAARALSAVRGLHRFAHAEGWTEEDPARDVRPPPLTRRLPKALPVADVLRLLNTPTGDDARSLRDRALLELLYSTGARISEATGLDVDDVDRAERTVVLDGKGGRQRLVPVGRPALEALDAYLIRARPALAAKGRGTGAVFLNARGGRLSRQGAWQVLKVAAERAGISTPVSPHTLRHSFATHLLEGGADVRVVQELLGHASVTTTQVYTLVTVNTLREVYATTHPRALG, from the coding sequence GTGACCCAGGCCGACGATCATGACCTTCGCGTGGTCGTGGCCGCGTACGTAGATCATTTGACGGTCGAGCGCGGCACCGCGCGCAACACGGTGGATGGTTATGCCCGCGACCTACGTCGCTACCTCGCTCACCTGGCCGACGCGGGAGTGACCGACCTGCGGCAGGTGGCCCGTGACCACGTCGTCGGGTTCGCGGCTTCGTTGCGGCATGGGGAGGGGGATCGGCCCCCGCTCGCGCCTTCGTCGGCGGCACGAGCGCTGTCGGCGGTGCGCGGGTTGCACCGGTTCGCCCATGCCGAGGGCTGGACGGAGGAGGACCCGGCGCGGGATGTGCGGCCTCCGCCGCTCACCCGGCGCCTGCCGAAGGCACTGCCCGTGGCCGACGTGCTGAGATTGCTCAACACGCCCACGGGGGACGACGCCCGATCGCTGCGGGACAGGGCGTTGCTGGAGCTGTTGTACTCGACCGGTGCCCGGATCTCCGAGGCCACGGGGTTGGACGTCGATGACGTCGATCGTGCCGAGCGCACGGTGGTGCTCGACGGCAAAGGAGGCCGGCAGCGCCTCGTCCCCGTGGGACGCCCGGCGTTGGAGGCGCTCGATGCCTACCTCATACGCGCCAGGCCCGCGTTGGCGGCCAAGGGACGGGGGACGGGGGCGGTGTTCCTCAACGCCCGTGGGGGACGGTTGTCCCGGCAGGGTGCCTGGCAGGTGTTGAAGGTGGCGGCCGAGCGGGCCGGCATCTCCACGCCGGTATCCCCCCACACGCTGCGGCACTCGTTCGCCACGCATCTTCTGGAAGGCGGGGCGGACGTGCGAGTGGTGCAGGAGTTGCTGGGACACGCGTCCGTCACCACCACCCAGGTCTACACGCTCGTCACCGTGAACACGCTTCGTGAGGTGTATGCGACGACGCATCCGCGGGCGCTGGGTTGA
- a CDS encoding ParA family protein, which produces MSTYQQPVRRFPDRPAQATEADPDDTDTRDRTTVRIAKGARNTKAGKTGKDSDEQGPTLGPTGRPLRHIPDPPPLDRHGPAEIVAICNQKGGVGKTTSTINLGAALAEYGRKVLLVDFDPQGALSVGLGIQPHELEKTIYNAIMERSVDVDDVIRQTQVENVDLLPSNIDLSAAEVQLVAEVGREHTLMRVLRPVLDRYDYILVDCQPSLGLLTVNALTAADSVIIPLECEFFSLRGMALLIDTIEKVRERLNPKLDISGILATMFDPRTLHSKEVIARVVEAFGDTVFDTVINRTVRFPETTVAGEPITRWAPRSSGAAAYRALAREVIAR; this is translated from the coding sequence ATGTCGACTTATCAACAGCCGGTGAGGCGCTTTCCGGATCGCCCGGCCCAGGCGACCGAAGCCGACCCGGACGACACCGACACGCGCGATCGGACCACCGTGCGGATCGCGAAAGGAGCCAGGAACACCAAAGCGGGAAAGACCGGAAAGGACTCGGACGAGCAGGGGCCCACGCTCGGCCCGACGGGACGGCCGCTCAGGCACATCCCGGACCCGCCGCCGCTCGACCGCCATGGGCCGGCCGAGATCGTCGCCATATGCAACCAGAAAGGTGGCGTCGGGAAGACGACCTCGACCATCAACCTCGGCGCCGCGCTGGCGGAGTACGGCCGCAAAGTCCTGCTGGTGGACTTCGATCCGCAGGGGGCGTTGTCGGTGGGACTCGGCATCCAACCGCACGAGCTCGAAAAGACCATCTACAACGCCATCATGGAGCGGTCCGTCGACGTCGACGACGTGATCCGGCAGACCCAGGTCGAGAACGTGGACCTGTTGCCCAGCAACATCGACCTGTCCGCGGCCGAGGTGCAGCTGGTGGCCGAGGTCGGGCGTGAGCACACGTTGATGCGGGTACTGCGCCCGGTGCTCGACCGTTACGACTACATCCTGGTCGACTGCCAACCGTCGCTCGGGCTGCTGACCGTGAACGCGTTGACGGCGGCCGACAGTGTGATCATCCCGCTGGAGTGCGAGTTCTTCAGCCTGCGCGGTATGGCATTGTTGATCGACACGATCGAGAAGGTACGCGAGCGACTGAACCCGAAACTGGACATCAGCGGCATCCTCGCCACCATGTTCGATCCGAGGACTCTGCACTCCAAGGAGGTCATCGCGCGCGTGGTGGAGGCATTCGGTGACACCGTGTTCGACACGGTGATCAACCGCACCGTGCGGTTCCCGGAGACGACCGTCGCCGGTGAGCCGATCACACGCTGGGCGCCTCGGTCGAGCGGTGCGGCGGCGTACCGGGCGTTGGCCCGCGAGGTGATCGCTCGGTGA